In one Miscanthus floridulus cultivar M001 unplaced genomic scaffold, ASM1932011v1 fs_573_2_3, whole genome shotgun sequence genomic region, the following are encoded:
- the LOC136532304 gene encoding LOW QUALITY PROTEIN: uncharacterized protein (The sequence of the model RefSeq protein was modified relative to this genomic sequence to represent the inferred CDS: deleted 1 base in 1 codon) — MAPPLLHFRLHPQCLLLPRLRRSVPARLVLRLSLKTLCCYSSDYSPPPLHGPSLRRGRAPPDHPDPFARSFDLAALRVPAAACAPLERRLRGHLLNWPRVRNVVRLPNDQGLLSLPSPPRFSAEELGTPAPPTTAVARREKLAREFNARGFVRFPNLARLSRPSPAARKWRERKAGSESDEEATRGRDEDKVYVVEVVGEGSEGDEDDLKGLVGEEGLRRGAWRTGPSRLLLLDEKYPGRGVDELPEAVKVVLDHETHQNGSSAYELVHCQLTLFYNYWPMHEVLEALLPEGVIIPTGFETVGHIAHLNLQDDHLPYCSVAMQVVLDKNKPKIQTVVDKTDSIQNDYRTMQLEVLAGNGSLHTTVIESGLRFQVDLGTVYRNSRLATEMQRLVNNIYKSSDVVFAARGSRTQRLDLKSVNTVVCQIYLLIRSNLLTVVLDGGWLAPVSAGYTSFIQLLQKTGANCNIHDDLGGLPIEIVAMYECKKEVELLLPLILLNFKCQKWECCYDGKMCYARLVQCCAFDKFLQFTSCMTEHHLGQFSKGMQAAVYPHSDILTANSNSQVVDFKMKEMWILQFYPQAVEDPSTTSLLMTAHFLLEINSVPLHIPKDAVQMQSQPWISFSCFPAGEQKQWAPPLLGKSKMNELADCHRSFVVVGKYTISDKIQITTCSVLTFRQMFITGDSCTNLLTDIEKVQWKPPWLSMQQNYAHHRLQMMHAATIIKFMGCLLCSAEKSQAPWDPGGFKTGLRAEGNVMYWGDGWASKLVCGWASNLVCGWASKAFAGQEPKR; from the exons ATGGCACCACCGCTCCTCCACTTCCGCCTCCATCCACAATGCCTCCTCCTGCCCCGCCTCCGCCGCTCCGTCCCCGCCCGCCTCGTCCTCCGCCTCAGCCTCAAAACCCTCTGCTGCTACTCCTCGGATTACTCCCCGCCGCCCCTCCACGGCCCCTCGCTCCGCCGCGGCCGCGCCCCGCCGGACCACCCGGACCCCTTCGCTCGCTCCTTCGACCTCGCCGCGCTCCGCGTCCCCGCCGCCGCCTGCGCGCCACTCGAGCGCCGCCTCCGGGGCCACCTCCTCAACTGGCCCCGCGTCCGCAACGTCGTCCGCCTCCCCAATGACCAGGGCCTCCTCTCCCTGCCGTCTCCCCCGCGCTTCTCCGCCGAGGAATTGGGCACCCCGGCCCCGCCGACCACCGCGGTGGCGCGGCGGGAGAAGCTGGCCCGCGAGTTCAACGCCCGGGGCTTCGTGCGTTTCCCCAACCTCGCCCGCCTCTCGCGGCCCAGTCCCGCCGCGCGGAAGTGGAGGGAGAGGAAGGCGGGTAGTGAGAGCGACGAGGAGGCGACGCGTGGGCGTGACGAAGACAAGGTGtatgtggtggaggtggtgggggaGGGAAGCGAGGGCGACGAAGACGATTTGAAGGGGTTGGTCGGGGAAGAGGGCCTCCGGAGGGGCGCGTGGCGGACTGGCCCcagccggctgctgctgctggacgaGAAATACCCCGGGAGAGGAGTTGATGAGCTCCCAGAGGCCGTCAAG GTTGTTTTAGACCATGAAACTCACCAGAATGGATCATCTGCCTATGAGCTTGTACATTGTCAGCTAACCTTGTTCTACAACTACTGGCCGATGCATGAG GTATTAGAGGCACTACTCCCTGAAGGTGTAATAATTCCAACAGGCTTTGAAACAGTGGGGCATATTGCGCACTTGAACTTGCAGGATGATCATTTACCTTATTGCTCAG TTGCTATGCAGGTGGTACTGGACAAAAACAAGCCAAAAATCCAAACCGTCGTCGATAAGACTGATTCTATTCAAAATGATTACAGAACCATGCAACTCGAAGTCTTAGCTGGTAATGGTTCGCTCCACACAACGGTC ATTGAGAGTGGTCTTCGTTTTCAAGTTGATCTTGGAACAGT CTATCGGAATTCTAGGTTGGCCACGGAGATGCAGAGGCTCGTCAACAATATCTATAAGAGCTCTGATGTTGTTT TCGCAGCGAGAGGATCTCGGACGCAAAGACTGGACCTAAAGTCAGTAAACACTGTGGTATGCCAGATATATCTGCTCATACGATCCAATCTACTCACTGTGGTGTTGGATGGAGGCTGGCTTGCTCCAGTTTCTGCAGGGTATACCAGCTTCATTCAGTTGCTGCAGAAGACTGGAGCAAACTGTAATATTCATGATGATCTGGGAGGCTTGCCGATAGAGATTGTTGCGATGTACGAGTGCAAGAAAGAAGTTGAGTTGTTACTGCCCTTGATTTTACTAAATTTCAAATGTCAGAAATGGGAGTGTTGCTATGATGGTAAAATGTGCTATGCCAGATTAGTTCAGTGCTGTGCATTTGATAAGTTTCTTCAGTTCACTAGTTGCATGACTGAGCACCATTTAGGACAATTCAGTAAGGGGATGCAAGCTGCTGTTTACCCACACTCGGATATTCTCACAGCAAATTCCAATAGCCAGGTGGTGGATTTCAAGATGAAAGAGATGTGGATCCTTCAGTTTTATCCTCAGGCAGTGGAAGATCCATCTACAACATCTCTGTTGATGACAGCTCATTTTTTGTTGGAAATAAACTCAGTGCCATTACATATTCCAAAAGATGCAGTCCAGATGCAGTCACAACCTTGGATATCTTTCAGTTGTTTCCCAGCTGGTGAGCAGAAGCAATGGGCACCTCCTTTGCTAGGCAAAAGCAAGATGAACGAACTTGCTGACTGTCATAGAAGCTTTGTTGTGGTGGGTAAATACACAATCAGTGATAAGATTCAGATCACCACTTGTTCAGTTCTGACATTCAGACAGATGTTCATAACTGGAGATAGTTGCACAAACTTGTTGACTGATATAGAGAAAGTACAGTGGAAGCCTCCATGGTTATCTATGCAACAGAATTATGCTCACCACAGACTGCAGATGATGCATGCGGCTACAATCATCAAGTTCATGGGCTGCTTGCTTTGTAGTGCGGAAAAGTCTCAAGCTCCATGGGATCCTGGTGGCTTCAAGACCGGCTTGAGGGCGGAGGGAAATGTCATGTACTGGGGCGATGGATGGGCTTCCAAGCTAGTCTGCGGATGGGCTTCCAACCTGGTCTGCGGATGGGCTTCCAAGGCCTTCGCTGGACAGGAGCCGAAGAGATAA
- the LOC136532307 gene encoding light-mediated development protein DET1 encodes MARFFRSGNLASRVFDRQLLSPRPGAAVNTIRQFYENLVPSYTIYDIDCPDYSFRKFTDDGKYLVAFSRNHQNLIVYCPIWLTYSCNEDCDSHDLPAKTKKFDSFFKQLYSIPPASSNEYICKDFFLYMECNQFGLFATSTAQSNDSTATEGAIHGVRSFEKITFYLVRLEDGVILDEKAFCNDFINLSHSIGAYLYEDLLCIVSLRYQTVHILQIRDSGNLVEVRRIGAFCREDDELFLHSHAQTGYGGSFLPGIKQRLLSYIFRKTWNEVPDQTLRVQHLKKKFYFHFQDYVDLIIWKVQFLDRHHLFIEFGSVDRVIKFGSVDRGVSRSTDQNLAFFAVYNMETTDIVSLYENSSEELYSLFEQFYDHFHANPQDSSHGKFISSHSNDVHALDQLRTIKNKASSSSQFVKKMMASLPYTCQSQSPSPYFDLSLFRYDEKLISAIDRHRHCTEHPIKFISVRQPNVVKFKIKPGSDSGASDSRAKRISSLFHPFFPLALSIQETYMQPTVVNIHFRR; translated from the exons ATGGCGCGCTTCTTCCGCAGCGGCAACCTCGCTTCCAGGGTCTTCGACCGGCAGCTCCTCTCCCCGCGCCCCGGCGCCGCA GTTAACACTATTAGACAGTTCTACGAGAATTTGGTCCCAAGCTACACTATATATGACATAGATTGCCCAGATTATTCATTTCGCAAGTTCACTGATGATGGGAAATATCTTGTGGCTTTTAGCCGAAATCACCAAAATTTGATTGTATACTGTCCCATCTGGTTGACATATTCATGTAATGAAGACTGTGATTCTCATGATCTTCCAGCAAAAACAAAGAAGTTTGATAGTTTCTTTAAGCAGCTCTACTCAATTCCACCTGCATCCAGCAATGAGTACATTTGCAAGGACTTTTTCCTGTACATGGAATGCAATCAATTTGGTTTATTTGCAACATCAACTGCACAAAGTAATGATTCAACTGCCACTGAGGGTGCAATACACGGGGTGCGATCATTTGAGAAAATAACTTTTTATCTTGTGAG GCTAGAAGATGGCGTGATACTGGATGAAAAGGCTTTCTGCAATGATTTTATCAATCTGTCACATAGTATTGGCGCTTACTTGTATGAGGATCTGCTTTGTATTGTTTCTCTGCGGTACCAAACAGTACATATCCTACAGATCCGAGATTCAGGCAACCTTGTTGAGGTACGCAGAATTGGTGCGTTCTGCCGGGaagatgatgaactatttcttcaTTCACATGCCCAG ACTGGTTATGGGGGTTCTTTTCTTCCTGGCATCAAGCAACGGTTGCTGTCATATATATTTCGCAAGACTTGGAATGAGGTTCCAGATCAGACTTTG AGGGTCCAGCATCTGAAGAAGAAGTTCTATTTTCACTTCCAAGACTATGTTGATCTTATTATATGGAAG GTACAGTTTTTGGATCGCCATCACCTATTTATCGAGTTTGGTAGTGTGGATAGAGTTATCAAGTTTGGTAGTGTGGATAGAGGG GTTTCTCGAAGTACTGATCAAAATTTAGCATTCTTTGCTGTGTACAACATGGAGACGACAGATATTGTTTCACTTTACGAG AATTCATCGGAGGAGCTCTAttctttgtttgaacaattttaTGACCATTTTCATGCAAATCCACAAGATTCATCACATGGAAAATTTATCTCATCGCACTCCAATGATGTTCATGCTCTTGATCAACTTCGCACTattaaaaataaagcaagcagcTCTTCACAG TTTGTGAAGAAGATGATGGCGTCATTACCCTACACCTGCCAATCACAGAGTCCTTCACCATACTTTGACCTATCCCTTTTTAGGTATGATGAGAAG CTGATTTCTGCAATTGATCGGCATAGGCATTGCACAGAGCATCCAATAAAATTTATATCGGTGAGGCAACCAAATGTTGTTAAATTTAAGATCAAGCCAG GTTCAGATTCTGGTGCTTCTGACAGCAGAGCGAAAAGAATCTCATCCTTATTTCACCCATTTTTCCCGCTTGCACTTTCGATTCAAGAGACTTACATGCAGCCAACTGTCGTCAATATTCACTTCAGGAGATAG